In one Vanessa tameamea isolate UH-Manoa-2023 chromosome 10, ilVanTame1 primary haplotype, whole genome shotgun sequence genomic region, the following are encoded:
- the LOC113391340 gene encoding retinoblastoma-binding protein 5 homolog: MNLELLESFGQNYPEEFDGTLDSISLAATCSFNRRGTLLAVGCNDGRIFIWDFLTRGIAKSLSAHVYPVCSLSWSRNCKKLLSASTDHNVCIWDVLSGECEQRYRFPTPILRVQFDPRNDKRFLVCPMRHAALLVDTDGEHKILPIDDDGDINVIASFDRRGDHVYTGNAKGKILILDSQSLTVKASFKITVGTSSTTGIKSIEFARRGDCFLVNTSDRVIRVYDTKTVLKSGINGEPEPIQKLQDLVNKTTWKKCCFSGDGEYICAGSARQHALYVWEKSIGNLVKILHGTKGELLLDVVWHPIRPIIASISAGVVSIWAQNQVENWSAFAPDFKELDENVEYEERESEFDVEDEDRSVDQAGESRHDEELEVDVTTCEPVAAFCSSDEEGEDENMLSFLPIAPEIEDPEDGWAATQETVTPSETPEKLEPAAKRPKSKTYDISLKIAPPEQPLSFGGKNKQTAGSKKVAGRPRK; this comes from the exons ATGAATTTAGAGTTACTcg AATCATTTGGTCAAAACTATCCAGAG gaatttgaCGGTACATTAGATTCAATATCCTTAGCTGCTACATGCTCATTCAATCGTCGTGGCACATTGCTGGCAGTGGGATGTAATGATGGCAGAATATTTATTTGGGATTTCCTCACCCGAGGAATTGCAAAATCTCTATCGGCTCATGTCTATCCAGTCTGTAGTTTGAGTTGGTCcagaaattgtaaaaaa ttattatcaGCTTCAACAGACCACAATGTTTGTATCTGGGATGTATTATCAGGAGAATGTGAGCAGCGTTATAGGTTTCCTACACCAATACTTAGAGTTCAATTTGATCCAAGAAATGATAAACGGTTTTTGGTTTGCCCCATGCGACATGCAGCTTTATTAGTTGATACTGATGGAGAACACAAGATATTACCTATCGACGATGAT GGTGACATTAATGTTATAGCTTCATTTGATAGACGGGGTGATCATGTGTATACTGGAAATGCCAAaggaaagattttaattttagactCTCAATCGTTGACAGTCAAAGCTAGTTTCAAAATCACAGTTGGTACATCAAGCACTACTGGCATAAAGAGTATAGAATTTGCTAGACGAGGCGA TTGTTTTCTAGTAAATACGTCAGATAGAGTAATAAGAGTATATGACAccaaaactgtattaaaatctGGTATAAATGGAGAACCAGAGCCCATACAAAAGTTACAGGATCTTGTTAACAA AACGACCTGGAAGAAATGTTGTTTCTCCGGTGACGGCGAGTACATCTGTGCGGGCTCGGCGCGCCAACATGCGCTCTACGTGTGGGAGAAGTCCATCGGGAACCTCGTCAAGATCCTCCACGGCACCAAGGGGGAGCTGCTGCTGGACGTCGTGTGGCATCCCATCCGACCCATCATAGCCAGTATCAGTGCTG GGGTAGTATCGATCTGGGCACAAAATCAAGTGGAGAACTGGTCGGCCTTTGCGCCCGACTTCAAGGAGCTGGACGAGAACGTAGAGTACGAGGAGCGGGAGAGCGAGTTCGACGTCGAGGACGAAGACCGCTCCGTCGACCAGGCTGGCGAGAGCCGCCACGACGAGGAGCTCGAG GTGGATGTGACCACGTGCGAACCCGTAGCGGCCTTCTGCAGCTCCGACGAGGAGGGGGAGGACGAGAACATGCTGTCCTTCTTGCCCATCGCGCCGGAGATTGAAGACCCAGAG GACGGCTGGGCTGCTACTCAAGAAACTGTGACGCCGAGTGAAACTCCAGAAAAATTAGAACCAGCTGCGAAACGACCGAAAAGCAAAACATACGATATATCACTGAAAATTGCACCACCTG aaCAACCATTATCGTTTGGCgggaaaaacaaacaaacagcaGGAAGTAAAAAAGTTGCAGGCAGAcctcgtaaataa
- the LOC113396108 gene encoding phospholipid-transporting ATPase IF: MRNSGVTVTSVFFGRLRDCLGSFFLVTCCWWRSNKVSAVTQTRQIHVGVEEEDGKRKHNKIKTSKYTFLMFIPKNLSEQFRRVVNFYFLIVTVIAIVIDSPVSPFTSIAPLSFMVLVTAVKQGYEDWLRHKADNKVNNQIVETVHKGVIKEVRNSSIAPGTLVRVKRGREVPADLVLLCAAGEKGKCYVTTANLDGETNLKTVRVPPPFVGYTADIIPHGMRIEVPHPVADLYTFYGRLEIPGLDSLALSTDNVMLRGSRVKNTEWAIGCAVYTGEETKLALNSKYSGNKFSSSEAAVNRFLILFIYLLIIEITGSFVAKVVIEKLNPGRNETLGMESTFSLSFSSILQDLFSFLLLYYYIIPMSLYVTIELYKFIGALFIGWDDDLRCEETGRPAIANTSDLNEELGQVEVLFSDKTGTLTKNLMVFKACSIKGQIYEERDSKLYDTERFDEPLDTFQTDITFFFTILALCHSVQVSSEDMKKLSARFSGNENLQIMNIFRRKKQNKLNNKSVLEDMTWNAIMHDIGSKMDYQGSSPDEKALVELADRVGVTFLGEEGNTLMLRIGENTELYERLQVIEFTSERKRMSVIVRDKNGKIWLFCKGAETSVFPICKDTALIEETDRDINIFANKGLRTLAIAYREIPEDEYERVSESIKSIDGKSAEGLQQVTQQYRVLEQQLTLVGATAVEDCLQDGVTDALAALRRAGIRTWVLTGDKVETAINVAQSCAHISENDRRMFLVNIDNEEALEANLNICQRTLQEPSYRDFTLIVDGMSMSCILDKPFASTFVDISMKCDAVLCCRLSPIQKAKIVKLIKQSPERPVTAAIGDGANDISMIQEAHVGFGIFGKEGHQAARSADFAFTKFAMVKKMLLVMGHWYYQRLATLIHFFFYKNLVLGNIMLIFQSNSAFSTQSIFDSLYLTFYNLLFTSVPCLILSVTDQRWPADLLMKNPTLYREIRRNKLLSWSHFCAWFVSALYHSLVIYYFSKELFDTSLISMDGKTVDLWSFGACLFHLMMVVVTLKLSLQARYHTLVYAASALLSVLLYVAFNAVYSLLHDMQVDGDVLGTYIRLLSSPSFAFLNIVVIICTLVPDFCVRLIADKWGGRNIQTKTQNQSIFSTRL; this comes from the exons TCGAACAAAGTATCAGCGGTGACGCAAACCCGGCAAATACATGTCGGTGTCGAGGAAGAAGATGGAAAGAGGAAGCATAACAAGATCAAAACTTCCAAGTACACCTTCCTCATGTTTATACCGAAGAACTTGTCGGAGCAGTTCCGGAGAGTGgtcaacttttattttttaattgtgaccGTCATCGCTATTGTCATAG acAGTCCCGTATCTCCGTTTACGAGCATCGCGCCTTTAAGCTTCATGGTTCTGGTGACGGCTGTCAAGCAGGGCTACGAGGACTGGCTCCGGCATAAAGCAGACAATAAAGTTAACAATCAAATCG TGGAAACAGTCCACAAAGGTGTAATAAAAGAAGTACGGAATTCGTCAATCGCACCTGGAACGCTGGTTCGCGTGAAACGCGGTAGAGAAGTACCTGCTGACCTGGTGCTTCTGTGCGCAGCTGGCGAAAAGGGAAAATGTTACGTCACCACCGCCAATTTGGATGGCGAGACCAATTTAAAGACAGTGAGGGTCCCACCCCCATTTGTAGGATATACAGCCG ATATAATACCGCACGGCATGCGTATAGAGGTCCCACATCCGGTAGCAGATCTATACACGTTTTATGGACGTCTTGAGATACCCGGCTTAGACAGCCTGGCTCTGTCAACGGATAACGTAATGTTAAGAGGATCCAGGGTTAAAAACACCGAATGGGCGATTGGTTGCGCCGTTTATACAG GAGAAGAGACGAAACTCGCTCTTAATTCAAAGTACTCAGGTAATAAGTTCTCATCGAGTGAAGCGGCAGTCAACAGATTCCTAATACTGTTCATCTACCTTCTTATCATAGAGATAACAGGATCATTTGTTGCCAAGGTCGTGATAGAGAAGTTAAACCCGGGACGGAACGAGACTCTAGGAATGGAATCAACATTTTCTCTGAGCTTTTCGAGTATTTTACAGGATTTGTTTTCGTTCTTGCTTCTTTATTACTACATCATACCAATGTCCTTGTACGTCACGATTGAATTGTACAAATTTATCG GTGCCCTGTTTATCGGATGGGATGACGACCTTCGATGTGAGGAAACTGGAAGACCGGCGATAGCGAACACGTCTGATCTAAACGAAGAATTGGGTCAAGTGGAAGTGTTATTCTCAGATAAAACAGGAACTCTAACTAAGAATCTCATGGTGTTCAAAGCGTGTTCCATTAAGGGTCAAATTTATGAGGAAAGGGATTCAAAGTTGTACGACACGGAGCGGTTCGACGAGCCTTTAGACACATTTCAG ACAGACATTACATTTTTCTTCACAATCCTCGCTCTATGTCATTCGGTACAAGTGTCCAGTGAAGATATGAAAAAATTAAGCGCAAGGTTCTCTGGTAATGAGAATTtacaaattatgaatatattccgaagaaagaaacaaaacaaattgaACAATAAAAGTGTACTTGAGGACATGACGTGGAATGCGATCATGCATGATATCGGTAGTAAAATGGACTACCAGGGCAGCAGCCCAGACGAGAAGGCTCTCGTCGAACTAGCGGACAGAGTTGGCGTTACTTTCTTAGGAGAAGAAGGGAATACTTTAATGCTCAGAATCGGAGAAAATACTGAACTGTATGAAAGATTACAAGTTATAGAATTTACGTCGGAGAGAAAAAGAATGTCGGTCATTGTCAGAGATAAGAATGGGAag ATATGGTTGTTTTGTAAGGGTGCTGAGACATCTGTTTTTCCGATTTGCAAAGACACTGCCCTAATAGAAGAAACTGATagagacataaatatatttgcaaacaaAGGTTTAAGAACGTTAGCGATAGCATACAGAGAAATACCAGAGGATGAATACGAAAGGGTATCTGAAT CAATCAAAAGTATAGATGGCAAAAGCGCAGAGGGGCTCCAGCAGGTTACACAGCAGTACCGCGTGCTGGAGCAACAGCTGACCCTGGTGGGTGCAACGGCGGTGGAGGACTGTCTGCAGGACGGCGTCACCGACGCACTCGCCGCGCTGCGCCGCGCCGGCATACGCACCTGGGTGCTCACCGGAGACAAG GTAGAAACAGCGATCAACGTCGCCCAATCTTGTGCACACATTTCCGAAAATGATAGAAGAATGTTTCTCGTGAATATAGATAATGAGGAAGCATTGGAAGCTAATTTAAATATCTGTCAGCGAACATTACAAGAACCAAGTTACAGAGATTTTACGCTGATAGTCGACGGTATGAGTATGAGTTGCATCCTGGACAAACCATTCGCGAGTACCTTTGTTGATATCTCTATGAAGTGTGACGCGGTACTGTGCTGTCGACTGTCACCCATACAAAAAGCGAAA atagttaaattaataaaacaaagtccaGAACGACCTGTAACAGCTGCGATAGGAGACGGCGCGAATGATATCTCCATGATACAGGAGGCGCATGTCGGCTTTGGAATTTTCGGAAAAGAAGGCCACCAAGCTGCAAG ATCAGCGGACTTTGCATTTACCAAATTCGCGATGGTTAAGAAAATGTTATTGGTCATGGGACACTGGTACTACCAGCGGCTCGCTACACTCATACACTTCTTCTTTTACAAGAATCTAGTCCTTGGAAATATTAtg CTAATTTTCCAATCCAATTCAGCTTTTTCAACACAATCGATATTTGACTCATTGTATCTCACATTCTACAACCTCCTATTTACGTCAGTTCCTTGCCTCATACTCTCTGTCACTGACCAGAGGTGGCCTGCGGATCTTCTTATGAA aaatCCAACATTGTACAGAGAAATAAGAAGAAACAAACTGTTATCTTGGTCCCATTTCTGTGCGTGGTTTGTGTCCGCGCTCTACCATTCCCTAGTCATATATTACTTCTCGAAGGAGTTGTTCGATACGTCCCTAATAAGCATGGACGGGAAAACTGTCGATTTATG GTCGTTCGGCGCCTGCCTGTTCCACTTGATGATGGTGGTCGTGACGCTGAAGCTGAGCCTGCAGGCGCGCTACCACACGCTCGTGTACGCGGCCTCGGCGCTGCTCTCCGTGCTCCTCTACGTCGCTTTCAACGCCGTTTACTCTCTGCTTCATGACAT GCAAGTCGATGGCGACGTTTTAGGCACCTATATTAGACTTTTGAGTTCGCCTTCCTTCGCTTTCTTAAATATAGTCGTTATAATCTGCACACTCGTACCGGACTTCTGCGTTCGGCTCATTGCAGACAAGTGGGGCGGACGAAATATACAAACCAAAACTCAGAATCAATCTATATTTTCGACTAGACTTTAA